A single Triticum dicoccoides isolate Atlit2015 ecotype Zavitan chromosome 2A, WEW_v2.0, whole genome shotgun sequence DNA region contains:
- the LOC119356904 gene encoding pentatricopeptide repeat-containing protein At1g10270-like, whose amino-acid sequence MAAPYRRLLLLRRLSISLSQSHLAPHPQPAQLLSPARHFAFSSAEEAAAERRRXXXXXXXEPPLHALRRDPSTPPPPRDPNAPRLPDTTSSLVGPRLSLHNRVQALIRSGDLDGAAAASRAAVSSRVRPTVFTCNAVAASMVRAGRPDDAVELFAFFFRRSNIVPNVVSYNTLILAHCDAARVDDALQAYQEMLDGLTSFSPSSVSYRHLTKGLVAAGRVQDALDLLRDMLNRGQGADSIVYKNLIDGYVALDDWDKAFQLFDELREKATVYDGVVHTSFMEGYWKKGMDKEAMDSYSSLLDRKFKMTPATCNVLLQTLFSHDKHKEAHDLWETMVDNHNPPSFIGVNSESYTVMVNQCFKEGRFQDAIEVFHRQPRKSVQMDVACFNNIIGKLCENGMLAEAEQLFEEMESKSVLPDVYTYTYLVDSCFRDGRVDDTMQYFHKMADGREHGPKFNIAFFNRMFQGLTEAGRIDDALKVYGRMPDKEIKPSTATFEILVKASCKEGELDRARDLVRDMARGGVVAPPEFRESIVEIFKTADRQEEIEQAFDEKPVPPPPSPRPEYRPRSLPGFASNQTPGSYATNQGKLGYGSQPFHHGNAVPQILRPEGMSSEPRQPAFGSQQVQKTEVGASNTSQYGLPSPQGSPPGTSLPQGHLPEFGSSRPWQQAVGASQVQQPKFSSDSPVQSGFGTPQPQQSTHIAHQTQHAGYGTPRPWQTGFGSQQAQQPGYGSQQAQQPGYGSHQMQQPGYGSQQAQQPGYDSQQAQQPGYDSQQAQQPRYGSQQGQQPGYGSQQVQQPGYVSHQTQQPRYGSQQAQQPGYGSQQVQQTGYGSQQEQQPGYGSQQAQQLGYGSHQAQQTGYGSHQVQQPGYSYQAQQPRYGTHQAEQPGYGAYQARQPGYGAHQARQPGYGAPQPSQPPFGLPEAPQSGIGSARTLPSYGHIGNQHDQFGSPPQGGQKVDTQPAQDSGAPEAPQSGSGIAQSLPNSGHIGNQHDQFGSGGIKFSTQSPQEDFGTQASDEVAVKYAERY is encoded by the exons ATGGCGGCGCCCTAccgccgtctcctcctcctccgccgcctctccatctccctctcccaaTCCCACCTCGCCCCGCACCCCCAGCCCGCCCAGCTGCTCTCTCCCGCCCGCCACTTCGCCTTCTCCTCCGCGGAGGAGGCCGCGGCCGAGCGCCGCCG NNNNNNNNNNNNNNNNNNNNNNGAGCCGCCGCTGCACGCCCTCCGCCGCGACCCCTccaccccgccgcccccgcgcgacCCCAACGCGCCCCGCCTCCCCGACACCACCTCCTCCCTGGTCGGCCCGCGCCTCAGCCTCCACAACCGCGTGCAGGCCCTCATCCGCTCCGGCGACCtcgacggcgccgccgccgcctcccgcgcggcCGTCTCCTCGCGCGTCCgccccaccgtcttcacctgcaacgCGGTCGCCGCCTCCATGGTCCGCGCCGGCCGGCCCGACGACGCCGTCGAGCTCTTCGCCTTCTTCTTCCGCCGCTCCAACATCGTCCCCAACGTCGTCTCCTACAACACCCTCATCCTCGCTCACTGCGACGCCGCCCGCGTCGACGACGCGCTCCAGGCATACCAGGAGATGCTCGACGGCCTCACCTCCTTCTCCCCCTCCTCAGTCTCCTACCGCCACCTCACCAAGGGCCTCGTCGCCGCCGGCCGCGTCCAGGACGCCCTCGACCTCCTCCGTGACATGCTCAACCGCGGCCAGGGCGCCGACTCCATCGTCTACAAGAACCTCATCGACGGCTACGTCGCCCTCGACGACTGGGACAAGGCCTTCCAGCTCTTCGACGAGCTCCGGGAGAAGGCCACCGTCTACGACGGCGTCGTGCACACCAGCTTCATGGAGGGCTACTGGAAGAAAGGCATGGACAAGGAGGCCATGGACAGCTACAGCTCCCTTCTGGACAGGAAGTTCAAGATGACGCCGGCCACCTGCAACGTGCTGCTCCAGACACTCTTCAGCCACGACAAGCACAAGGAGGCACACGACCTGTGGGAGACCATGGTCGACAACCACAACCCGCCGAGCTTCATCGGCGTCAACAGCGAGTCCTACACTGTCATGGTCAACCAGTGCTTCAAGGAGGGCAGGTTCCAGGACGCCATCGAGGTGTTCCACAGGCAGCCGAGGAAGAGTGTGCAGATGGACGTCGCCTGCttcaacaacatcatcgggaagctCTGCGAGAACGGGATGCTAGCAGAGGCGGAGCAGCTCTTCGAGGAGATGGAGAGCAAGTCGGTGCTTCCAGATGTGTACACCTACACTTACCTGGTCGACTCGTGCTTCAGGGATGGCCGTGTGGATGATACCATGCAGTATTTCCACAAAATGGCGGACGGGAGGGAGCACGGGCCAAAGTTCAATATCGCTTTCTTCAATCGGATGTTTCAAGGGCTTACAGAAGCTGGCCGGATTGATGATGCCTTGAAGGTGTATGGAAGGATGCCTGACAAGGAGATTAAGCCGTCCACGGCCACCTTTGAGATCCTGGTTAAGGCGTCCTGCAAGGAAGGGGAACTGGATAGAGCACGAGACCTGGTGAGGGACATGGCCAGAGGCGGTGTTGTCGCTCCTCCTGAGTTCCGTGAGTCTATTGTTGAGATTTTCAAGACTGCTGATCGCCAGGAAGAGATTGAGCAAGCTTTTGATGAAAAGCCAGTGCCACCACCTCCTTCGCCAAGGCCAGAGTATCGCCCTCGGAGTCTACCTGGATTTGCATCTAATCAGACGCCGGGTAGCTACGCAACTAACCAAGGCAAACTAGGCTATGGTTCTCAACCATTTCATCATGGCAATGCTGTACCTCAAATCCTGCGACCTGAGGGGATGTCTTCTGAACCCCGTCAGCCTGCGTTTGGAAGCCAGCAAGTTCAGAAAACAGAAGTTGGTGCTTCTAATACATCACAATATGGGCTTCCTTCTCCTCAAGGATCACCACCTGGGACGTCCCTGCCTCAAGGTCATCTGCCGGAGTTTGGTTCCTCTCGTCCTTGGCAGCAAGCAGTCGGTGCTTCTCAAGTGCAACAACCTAAATTTAGCTCGGATTCACCGGTGCAGTCTGGATTTGGTACTCCTCAACCGCAACAATCAACACATATCGCTCATCAGACTCAACATGCCGGGTATGGCACACCTCGTCCATGGCAGACAGGGTTTGGCTCTCAGCAAGCACAGCAGCCCGGGTATGGCTCTCAGCAAGCGCAGCAGCCAGGGTATGGCTCTCACCAAATGCAGCAGCCCGGATATGGCTCTCAGCAAGCGCAGCAGCCAGGGTATGACTCTCAGCAAGCGCAGCAGCCAGGGTATGACTCTCAGCAAGCGCAGCAGCCCAGGTATGGCTCTCAGCAAGGTCAACAGCCAGGATATGGCTCTCAGCAAGTGCAACAACCAGGATATGTCTCTCACCAAACGCAGCAGCCCAGGTATGGCTCTCAGCAAGCGCAACAGCCAGGATATGGCTCTCAGCAAGTGCAACAAACAGGGTATGGCTCTCAGCAAGAACAGCAGCCAGGTTATGGCTCTCAGCAAGCGCAGCAGCTAGGGTATGGCTCGCACCAAGCGCAACAGACTGGATATGGCTCGCATCAAGTGCAACAGCCTGGGTATAGCTACCAAGCCCAACAGCCAAGGTATGGCACTCACCAAGCGGAACAGCCAGGATATGGTGCTTATCAAGCGCGACAGCCTGGGTATGGCGCTCATCAAGCACGACAGCCTGGGTATGGTGCACCTCAGCCATCACAGCCACCTTTTGGTCTTCCTGAAGCACCACAATCTGGCATTGGCAGTGCTCGGACTCTACCAAGCTATGGCCATATAGGAAATCAGCATGATCAGTTTggatctcctcctcagggcggacAAAAGGTTGACACTCAGCCAGCGCAGGACTCTGGTGCTCCTGAAGCACCACAATCTGGTTCGGGCATTGCTCAGAGCTTGCCAAACAGTGGCCACATTGGAAATCAACATGATCAGTTTGGATCGGGTGGAATAAAATTTAGCACCCAGTCACCTCAGGAGGACTTTGGTACTCAGGCATCAGATGAAGTGGCTGTCAAGTATGCTGAGCGATACTAA